In one Cyprinus carpio isolate SPL01 chromosome B2, ASM1834038v1, whole genome shotgun sequence genomic region, the following are encoded:
- the gng12a gene encoding guanine nucleotide-binding protein G(I)/G(S)/G(O) subunit gamma-12a: protein MVSKMSSKMVGSNNLAHAKRMVQQLRVEASIERIKVSKASADLMRYCGENAKYDPLLMGIPASENPFKDKKPCTIL from the exons ATGGTTTCAAAAATGTCCTCTAAAATGGTGGGCTCAAACAACCTGGCACATGCTAAGAGGATGGTACAGCAACTGAGAGTCGAGGCCAGTATTGAGAGGATAAAG GTATCCAAGGCCTCAGCTGACCTCATGCGTTACTGTGGAGAAAATGCCAAATACGACCCCCTGCTCATGGGCATCCCTGCCTCAGAAAACCCCTTCAAGGACAAAAAGCCCTGCACTATATTGTAG